The region agatgttttgtgTGGTAAGGAAATCCCCCACAGGCCTCCAAAATCCAAGGCAACAAATAAAGTGTGCAGCAGTCCCACTTTAAATGGCCCAGCCAGCCTGTCACTTGCCATCACAGATAATTATTTCTGTAGACGTGTTACTAATAGACAGTTATTGTCTAAGTATTCACTGGTGAATTACCCTCCTGACAGCTGGGGAAGTGTGAGCTGCTGGGCTCAGAACAGTTTGTGCAGCATATATTTGGCTTCACTTACTGCCTGGCACTGACGGCACGAGAGGCCTCTCTGATGATTTCCTGTGCAGTCCTGATAACCTGCCGTGCTCTATGTATGTGGTCATACAAGGCCTCTTTCTGCTGTAGTGTAACTAATGTGTGGCCTGTGTGCTGGAAGCTTATGTGGTGTTTTGTTCTTGGGTTGAGTTGATCGGTGAAGACCGGCTGCACAGTCGGACACACAGCAGATACTGTTGAAACTCAGCATACAGTATCAGGCCATTTTACTAGGTTATGGGAATCCCCCAACTCTCGCACTGAATTTACTTCCCCCTCTTATTTGCCaatttcctaaaaaaaaaaaaaagcaccccGCTGACAGAAACGGAATAGCTCATTAAACTGTTGATTGAACAAGGGCCAGGTTAGATTTACTGTGTCAGCGCtgcgttgtttttttttttgctacgtTTTAAATATGGGATGGTAAAGATGCGTCTCTCTATGCTGATAGATGGGGTGAACATGCTTAAATACCCCAGTAAACACTCCAAATCCATATCATCGATTTTAAACAAACTTTAAATTTTTAATTCTATCATTTGATAAGCCGACTGGAAGTCACATTCCAAATTTAAACTGTTGCGCAAAGAGGCAAAGTAGGGCTGGTTTCTGGTCTCAAGAGATAATGAAGATAAATTAAGTCTggtacaaaacatcattttataCTCCAGATCTAATGACTCTCAGCTGCTCATGTCTACTGAGCAGAGACTGAGTCCCTTGTGTGCGGCAATGCAGCAGTGGTATTTAGCCTTTTTACTTAATCTACAGTATAAACccacttttttctcttttgcagCAACGGAAATATATTTTGGAATATTTTTATCAGGAAATTGTGTCAGCAATGTTTGGCTCCCCTCTGCACCCACCATGCAACGCGTTTCCTACTGCAGCATCGCAGCTTTTGCAGCTATTAGCAAGTTCAAGGGACAACGGAACTAATTTCACATCTTATTATCATGTTTCCAGACATATTAACATTGTCTTTAAAAACGTTGTGCCTTAAAGAGAACTTTAATAGATAAAGAGAACAAAAAAATACAGTTCACACTCATAGACAAGCCTTTAAATGAGGTCCAGATAAGTTGGTTTGGATGGAGACTATAAAGGAAGTCTTGTAGCAAAGTATGCAGGAATAAAGGGTGGAGTCCCACCATTTAAAAGGTATAGTGAAGGCTATTGATAACTATTTATAAAGAATTGTCTTAAAATCAAAACCAGGGTCGTGCAGACAGAAGGCAAAAATATCTGTGCTGAGCTGATGTAAACTGAGGAGTAACATCCCTGTTCATGCTCCTATAACTTTTAGACACAGTTCAATGATTACAATTATTTCCTTTGCCATTTTATACcaaaaaattcaaataaatccaGCACACCTTAAAACGAGCCCCACGCAGTCCTCCACCAATTCAATATCTGGAAATTTAAGCCTTTGCCATTCGTTCTGCTCCGCTTTCAGCCTGCATTTGCAACTTTCTTAATTTATTGGAATATGGGTTCAGTTAAAAGGCTGTTAACCTGCTCAACGACTTGTCCTAATTTCACTAAGATGACATTTGAACAACCACATGGACAAGTCAGACTTCTGCACGGTTCCTTGTGTTTTCTTGTAGGATCTTTAGACGCCATTACTTGTGGTTTACGGAACCCAGACAGAACTCATGAGCAGCTTCATTGACTGTTTAGTTTGTTTTATATAGACTTTATTCTTTCATCGCCATCTCTATTCTCTCATGAAACTTTCGGGCAGACAGCTAATGTAGTTATTCTGTTTGGTAGTTTAAATTGACACCTTTGAATCTTCAAAAGAACTTATGTACTTATTACTCATAATACAAAAGATAATATCATTGATGCAGAAGGCACAAGCGATGTTTATACCAAATAATGCCAcagaaaatgtttctcctgTGTTAACCACACAGGTTTTTCCTTTAAAGACTCCAaggttaatgtaaaaaaaataataaaaaaaagaaaaagaaaaaactggaATGAATTGAACACAGGCTAATGTTGGAGCTTGACAGTTCCAGTCCCACACCTTTAATTTGACTGGATTCTCTTGCGGTTCTCCTGTAGACCTTTCTGAGAAGTCCTTAAGCTTTTTCTTGTTGCTAAAGAATTAAACAAGGGGTAGACAAATCATACCTTATTTGGTATTTGTGTGAGTCGTTTCAGTGGATGGTTTTTCAGCTAAATACCACGAAACCTTGAGTGGTTAGGAGTAATTGTAGGAGTATCAGGCCAAAGGTTTCTCAATTTTGGACTTTGGTGCGTTTAGGAAATACATCTGTGAATTCCAAGTAGGTTAATTCCCACAAGATGTCACTATTGCTTTAAACTGCTCCTTTGTGGTAGGTCAGGGAGTTGTAATTAAATTAAGAAATTAGTGGATCATTGACTGATGATTGAATGTTTCTATGCTGCATAGTTACTTCACAATCTTCCGATGAGCTGGAACAGACTGATACATTTATGTTCCAAGAATGGGACAAGGtgacatttacatttcacaatattACTCAATTAAAATAGTCATATTAGCTTCTCACAGAGAAATATCAACTACGGCAAATAATTTCTCTAATGAGCCTATTTAGAGAAATTCTAAGTCATAAATAAAGTAATTACTTATACGGTATTACTCTCTTGCTATGTTACTGTAAGAACAACATCGGTTTGAACAAATTAAATGTAAAGACATTGTAAAGACATTTGAAGCGAAGTGTCGACATTAAAACATGCATTTCTGAGAACTTAAGTGAAGCATTTGTTTTCCGCTAGTTCGTATCAACTAGATATTGACCTCGTTCTTTGGAAATGCTGTTGATGCAACAAGAGAAACTCCCCAGTAGGACATTTCTAAAATTATCAATGAAGAAAAACGAGGGAAACAAAGTTCAAACGGCTCATCAGACTATTGCACAATTCATTTGAAATGGTGGGGGATTATTTTACAagtaaatgatttttattttaataggtCTTGTTTACCGGTACTTTTCTATCCTTCAAGTACAATTAAATACTTTAAGTGATGCTTTCAATTGAATAATGATGTTTTATAGTCATAGCCAATGCCATTTATTAAATATAACATGGATTAATGACAAATTGGATCTTTTCTACAGACGAACTGGCGCCTGTACATTCCAATAAGAATCGGAGAGGACAAGCCACGCCCCTTACTTCCGCCTTACGAGCGGAGGATGGCTCTGTAGTCCATAGATTGTGATAATAACTGAGTTATGATAAACCACCTTTACCCATTCGAAGAACATTCAATCTGAGGCACCAGCGACCGCGGCTGTCTTTTAAACCAACCGAAGACAGCCGAAACGCAGAATAACGGGGCTGCAGTACCTACGGTGGCCGGCAGGGGATATTTGAAACGAGGCTGAGCGCTCGCTCTCGCTGGATCCAGTTCTAAAGATACATTCATGGGTTAAAGCACGGAGCAGTAAAATCACTTCCGCGATAGATGTCTGGGCAGAGAGACGAAAGGGCCACTTCCAGCTGAAAGGTATTCACACAAAAGGTACCTCTTTGTCTTTGATTTGCGATTTAACTCCGCTTTTCGACCGAGTCGCTGGATCGATAAAGCCACATCTGGTGGGTAAAATAGAGGAACTACTACCTTAGTCCCCTTTACTGTCATTAGACTGTGTTCCCCTGTGTTAGCTAGCCGACTGCTAACGAGGATGTTGCTAGCAATTTGCATGACAACAGCGAAAACTAATATTAGCTTTCTTCAGCCAATCAAGACAGATACGATTAGCTTTATTATGCTGTCTTTGGCTGTCGACTTTTGAATTAGGCGTTTGTGAAGAAAACTAAACCAGTTTGTAGTGTAATAGTCTATTTTCTTTTGTCCCTCTTAGTTGGGATATGAACGTTGCATTTGCTATAATTCACTACAAAATACACCATTCTTTCCAAGCCTTTCACTTTAGTTGCATAGCAGCAAAATaacatatattttttaaaatcttcctTCGGTGGTCCCTAATTTAAATCCTGGACTTTTTATCTTCGACTTTAAGGCTCGTGTTATGATaaacaatggggggggggggattctacCAGTGGAAAACCTTTGACTCGGGGGTTGTTATATAGCTGTGCTATGACAGTGTTTTCATAATGTTCTTTTCCTCATTCCGTGCTTCAgttttgcttttgccttcctcTAGATGTTTATTGACATTTTACTCTTGCATTCATAATCAGAACCCGAATCGGGCTCAGTAACATCCTGCAGTcgcaaaggtttttttttgtttttttgtgtttttttttaattcagtgggttatttttcctcccacagttcaGAGGACAATGTTTAGGAATTGAAGGTTGGCAATGGAAGGGAAAGGTCCATACCGCATCTATGATCCGGGTGGGAGCGAGGTCAAAGCCAGAGAGGAGGCTGCCGGAGGATGCAGCTATCGACAGCTACTGGAGGAAAACAGCATACTGAGGGAGCGGATGAAGGGACTTAAAAGCTTAGGTAGGTTCCCGAAAGCAAAATGGTTACCGGTATCTTAAATCTGGGGATAGAGGTAATTTACATCTgctgtgtgtccctgctgaAGAATGTCTTGTTTTCCAGTTTGCCATACCAAAATAAAAAGGACAGCAGATGCCTAATGTTACTAGATTTTATGCAAAGAAAATGTTCAGCGCCATGTGTCTGCAGTGGCACTATAAATACTTGAGGGGAAACTCCAAAGCAGTAAATGAGGTAGCATGTTGTAAAACCCGATGATCTGCATTTATTGAAATGTCTACATACCAGTAATGTGACTAGTctgattgtttcttttttgaCTCATCAGAAGAAGTGCTGCGTCTATAGAATTTCTCACTAAAGTTGATCATATAGTGTTTGAGGACTGTTCAAGTCAAAAGATATACAGTGGTGTCAGACAGAGAAAAGATCTCCTGGTGCCCCGCAGGTGATTTGTTAGAAGAATCTCAGTCGGAGGCTTCAAGGCTTCGGCAACGAGTGGAGGAACTTGTGCGAGACAACGAGGCCCTCAAGTCATCCAGCTTTGCAGCTAGTCTGTGTATGGGAGGGCCTGTTCAGAGTGAGACACAAAGTAGGTCACATGGGCCACAAATTACTCTTTGATTTTGTAGATCGATTTCATAGTTTTCCTCAGTTCAGCTATATAAGTGTAACAACGTTTTCTTAACCGTTATTCCTGCTTATCTCAGGCAAAACCCGTTTACACCCTactgcagagcaggaggaagaacaAACAAGCTGTGTAGGGAAGACACTTCAGCCTGAGAAGCCCAATGTATGCAAtttctaaatacatttttaaattacaaATAAATTAGCATTGTATCATCTGACCTACAGCCAacttttgggtttttacaggaagCCTCTCCCGAATTAGAGGTTGGGAATATTGATGCGAAGACCACAGATGCCTTGACTGTACGTACCCAAACCCCCATGTTAGTTAAGACAAAGGGATGGGAAATGGTGATACTTAAGTTATCTATttagacagagagacagatcaGAAGATACACTGCTAATCATAAATACAGCACGTGGTTGGCTGTTGTGTCAATGTTTGcccaaagtgatgtttaaaCTACAAATTTCATGAGTCATTGACAAACTCAATACTGGGATAGCCTTCCTGAGTCTTCCTTGGGAAAGTCCAAGATTATTACGGACTAGAATTGCGCAACTGAGTCCTTAACTTGTTACATCAAGGGAATGGGTTACTAGGATACTATACAAGAGTATTTTAGGTACACACATTAAATCTAATGGTACCGACTGATCTAATATACATTTTATATGAACTAGGCCAGATTATTTTTGGTTTCAGTTAAAGAGTTTTCATTGTTTTACACTACATTGAATATAGCaggaaaaactggttcaacgtATCAAATCCTGCCCGTACGTGTCATGGAAATGGCATCAAGATGACTCATTCCATTTGTCCTGACACATGCTGGGTCATTTTAAAAGGAATCTCTGGCTCTGATCTCATCTGTTCCCATCTTTACAGGCCGGGTCGGCAGCAGGAGTTATCCCGCTCCTGCCTCAGGAGAACATCGAGCTGGCGAGCCAGCTGAAGAGGCTCGAGAGCTCTTTCAGTATATTCGCAGAGGAGTCCAACCCCAACCAGCTGTTGGCTCACCTCGGTCGGATGGCTGTAGAGTTTCACCATCTTTCTTCTAAAGTGCAGAAGAATGAACAGAGGACCTCCCTCCTACAGGTAGGAAGCCTAATGACTGGTGGTCAATGCccattttgtgtttctgctccaaGGTAGCTTCTTAGGATAAAGTTGTCGATTTGCCAGCAATGGGAATAACTTGAGACGTAGGACTTCCAGTGGCATATTAGGCTCCAGTTTAGGAATGATTATGTGGTGTTGTTGGTGCGATAGTTATAATCTGAAAATGGAAACTCCTCCTTTGTGATATGTGCCTTTAAATATTTATCACCGTCTTTATACAGAATATGAGCATGTTTTATTACTCACGGTGCCTTTCCTTTTATGATATTCAGACTCTCTGTGAGCAGCTCAGGCAGGAGAACAATGAGCTCcgaaagaaaatggaagaagATCATCTCATCAGGAATCGAGACTTGGAACATCTAAGGTGATTTAtagttctctctttttttcttcttctattgtTAGGCTGAAACACCATCCAATAAGGTCCTATTCTAAAAGGGTCTTGTACAAAGATCCCTACTGCTTATTCATTTGGGCTGCTCTTACCTACTAAATTTGGAATAACATCCTCACTCTTAGAGGTTCCTCTGACTGGTTTACATCACCAATGCTGACAGCCGAGCATTCTCTTACATTTTGCGGGAAGTTGTTCTGCTTTCAGTTTTAGCCAGCCTGTATTGTAGGGTCTTCCCAACGGTCATCCCAGAGTATTCCAAAACACGAACACATGCTGGTAATGCTCCAAACAGGTTCCATTTTCACTTTCTGGCCTGATTTCAGGCAAGAGAATCAGAAACTGAAGGAGTTGGTGACGGGTGGAGTGGCGGCAGCGACGCCTGGATCATCCTCAGTTCCAACTGATGCCGAAGCTGCAGAGGCTAAAGAGGAGCCGGTGAAGGAGGAATCGCCCGCCGTACGGCCCAAGATGGAGGTCAGCACACCCCAGAAGGTAGGGAAAATTatactaaaaaaacaacaacattttacTACTTGGTGTCTTTTTAATTTACAGTTATTTACACATGGTTTGTACAACTTTCTTGGCTCTTATTTAaaatgggtttttcttttcatttcctcaaATCAAAATAGACACTATTGATGAACTTCCCTATTCGAGTAATGAAGGAATATTTTTGCGTGCTGCAGAGTGgaaaagctgcagagaaaaccCCATCTAAGCCCTGTGATGTGGAGGTATATGAAAAGAAGATCAAGCTtttggagaagcagagaaaGGATGTGAGTCTATTGTTCTTACTGCTCGTCCCTTTTGTGCCATTGGGGAAAACTTGTGGTCGTTTTTTTCCCAAGTCTCACTGTTTCACTGCCTTTTACAGGTACTAGAGGTGAACAAACAGTGGGACATTCAGTGGAACGCCATGAAGTCA is a window of Takifugu rubripes chromosome 14, fTakRub1.2, whole genome shotgun sequence DNA encoding:
- the tnip1 gene encoding TNFAIP3-interacting protein 1 isoform X1; amino-acid sequence: MEGKGPYRIYDPGGSEVKAREEAAGGCSYRQLLEENSILRERMKGLKSLGDLLEESQSEASRLRQRVEELVRDNEALKSSSFAASLCMGGPVQSETQSKTRLHPTAEQEEEQTSCVGKTLQPEKPNEASPELEVGNIDAKTTDALTAGSAAGVIPLLPQENIELASQLKRLESSFSIFAEESNPNQLLAHLGRMAVEFHHLSSKVQKNEQRTSLLQTLCEQLRQENNELRKKMEEDHLIRNRDLEHLRQENQKLKELVTGGVAAATPGSSSVPTDAEAAEAKEEPVKEESPAVRPKMEVSTPQKTLLMNFPIRVMKEYFCVLQSGKAAEKTPSKPCDVEVYEKKIKLLEKQRKDVLEVNKQWDIQWNAMKSQFEQKITDLRQRLAESQKTVLELEAEREQRQRDYDKKLLLAKSKIENVQGEKECLNSETTELKQKIRYLQDQLLPLSKQREYQEKEIQRLNRALEEALNLHSPSSSQQPPGQGNFADAANNLKKQELLTQIAVLKEQVKIFEEDFRKERSDRERMNEEKEDLRRQVERLQGQITNLTNQLHQAQNECQRERTERCKLERLQMQHHKQGQQQERRTSDPTSGSVNGPLSPPYCGPFVQVGPQGLEGWPIHFPPRMPNAPGATAAATAAPPPVRDFQPVTPGFPWQSSFPQPRGARAVGESSRPPPENADQPGAATAAAAGGGGGGGGGGGGGGAAAAAAGTGGTGFGKRERQNIDPGKH
- the tnip1 gene encoding TNFAIP3-interacting protein 1 isoform X3, which encodes MEGKGPYRIYDPGGSEVKAREEAAGGCSYRQLLEENSILRERMKGLKSLGDLLEESQSEASRLRQRVEELVRDNEALKSSSFAASLCMGGPVQSETQSKTRLHPTAEQEEEQTSCVGKTLQPEKPNEASPELEVGNIDAKTTDALTAGSAAGVIPLLPQENIELASQLKRLESSFSIFAEESNPNQLLAHLGRMAVEFHHLSSKVQKNEQRTSLLQTLCEQLRQENNELRKKMEEDHLIRNRDLEHLRQENQKLKELVTGGVAAATPGSSSVPTDAEAAEAKEEPVKEESPAVRPKMEVSTPQKTLLMNFPIRVMKEYFCVLQSGKAAEKTPSKPCDVEVYEKKIKLLEKQRKDVLEVNKQWDIQWNAMKSQFEQKITDLRQRLAESQKTVLELEAEREQRQRDYDKKLLLAKSKIENVQGEKECLNSETTELKQKIRYLQDQLLPLSKQREYQEKEIQRLNRALEEALNLHSPSSSQQPPGQGNFADAANNLKKQELLTQIAVLKEQVKIFEEDFRKERSDRERMNEEKEDLRRQVERLQGQITNLTNQLHQAQNECQRERTERCKLERLQMQHHKQVGPQGLEGWPIHFPPRMPNAPGATAAATAAPPPVRDFQPVTPGFPWQSSFPQPRGARAVGESSRPPPENADQPGAATAAAAGGGGGGGGGGGGGGAAAAAAGTGGTGFGKRERQNIDPGKH
- the tnip1 gene encoding TNFAIP3-interacting protein 1 isoform X4, whose protein sequence is MEGKGPYRIYDPGGSEVKAREEAAGGCSYRQLLEENSILRERMKGLKSLGDLLEESQSEASRLRQRVEELVRDNEALKSSSFAASLCMGGPVQSETQSKTRLHPTAEQEEEQTSCVGKTLQPEKPNEASPELEVGNIDAKTTDALTAGSAAGVIPLLPQENIELASQLKRLESSFSIFAEESNPNQLLAHLGRMAVEFHHLSSKVQKNEQRTSLLQTLCEQLRQENNELRKKMEEDHLIRNRDLEHLRQENQKLKELVTGGVAAATPGSSSVPTDAEAAEAKEEPVKEESPAVRPKMEVSTPQKTLLMNFPIRVMKEYFCVLQSGKAAEKTPSKPCDVEVYEKKIKLLEKQRKDVLEVNKQWDIQWNAMKSQFEQKITDLRQRLAESQKTVLELEAEREQRQRDYDKKLLLAKSKIENVQGEKECLNSETTELKQKIRYLQDQLLPLSKQREYQEKEIQRLNRALEEALNLHSPSSSQQPPGQGNFADAANNLKKQELLTQIAVLKEQVKIFEEDFRKERSDRERMNEEKEDLRRQVERLQGQITNLTNQLHQAQNECQRERTERCKLERLQMQHHKQGFPWQSSFPQPRGARAVGESSRPPPENADQPGAATAAAAGGGGGGGGGGGGGGAAAAAAGTGGTGFGKRERQNIDPGKH